The Agromyces mangrovi genome contains a region encoding:
- a CDS encoding IS30 family transposase, producing MGSHSSLQVRAVALGLLLDGLSSPAVAGRLGIGSRQVPRWAMLAGVELAKGRHGGAVAARGLTGAGVGHGRRLSATDRAVIQVGLSRGLSRRAIAAMIGVAPSTVSREVARSALRYRSEVLYDARVADHRARAQRARPKARKLDLHPALRSAVVDGLNAKFSPQQVAGRMPVLFPTREDMRVSHETIYQALYVQGRGGLRHELTVQKALRTGRTGRKPQSKLPARSNRPWLDGARITDRPAEAADRAVPGHWEGDLVVGPGNSGIVTLVERQTRFVLLGRLPGTRDSRTVTDVLAGMISHLPTDLARTITWDQGSEMAEHARLTIRTGVHVFFCDPHAPWQRGSNENTNGLIRDFYPKGTNFNTITDTDLTETQRLLNIRPRQTLGFHTPAEKLDQLLTVLH from the coding sequence ATGGGGTCGCATTCGTCGTTGCAGGTTCGTGCGGTGGCGTTGGGGTTGTTGCTGGATGGTCTGAGTTCGCCTGCTGTTGCGGGAAGGCTCGGGATCGGGTCGCGGCAGGTTCCGCGGTGGGCGATGCTGGCCGGCGTGGAGTTGGCGAAAGGGCGCCATGGTGGCGCGGTTGCGGCGCGTGGCCTTACCGGGGCCGGTGTCGGGCATGGGCGCCGGTTGTCGGCGACGGATCGGGCGGTGATCCAGGTCGGGTTGTCGCGTGGGCTGTCGCGGCGTGCGATCGCGGCGATGATCGGGGTCGCACCGTCGACAGTGTCGCGTGAGGTCGCCCGGTCGGCGCTGCGGTACCGGAGCGAGGTGTTGTACGACGCGCGGGTCGCGGACCATCGCGCGCGAGCGCAGCGCGCCCGCCCGAAGGCCCGGAAGCTGGACCTGCACCCGGCGCTGCGGTCCGCGGTCGTGGACGGGCTGAACGCGAAGTTCTCACCGCAGCAGGTCGCGGGAAGGATGCCGGTGCTGTTCCCGACGCGGGAGGATATGCGGGTGTCGCACGAGACGATCTACCAAGCCCTGTACGTCCAGGGTCGTGGCGGGTTGCGGCACGAACTGACCGTGCAGAAAGCGCTGCGCACCGGCCGGACCGGTCGCAAGCCGCAGTCCAAACTCCCCGCCCGTTCGAACCGGCCCTGGCTGGACGGGGCTCGGATCACGGACCGGCCCGCGGAAGCCGCCGACCGGGCGGTCCCGGGGCACTGGGAAGGCGACCTCGTGGTCGGCCCCGGGAACTCCGGCATCGTCACCCTCGTCGAACGACAGACCCGGTTCGTGCTGCTCGGCAGGCTGCCCGGGACCCGCGACAGCCGTACCGTGACCGACGTGCTCGCCGGCATGATCAGCCACCTGCCCACCGACCTGGCCCGCACGATCACCTGGGACCAAGGCAGCGAGATGGCCGAGCACGCCCGGCTCACGATCCGCACCGGAGTCCACGTGTTCTTCTGCGACCCGCACGCACCCTGGCAACGCGGCAGCAACGAGAACACCAACGGCCTCATCCGCGACTTCTACCCCAAGGGCACGAACTTCAACACCATCACCGACACCGACCTCACCGAAACGCAACGCCTCCTGAACATCCGCCCACGACAGACCCTCGGCTTCCACACCCCAGCTGAGAAACTGGACCAACTACTCACGGTGTTGCACTGA
- a CDS encoding Lrp/AsnC family transcriptional regulator, whose amino-acid sequence MGRLDAVDRQLLTALAADPRATVVALAERLGMSRNTVQARMARLEREGAFLSFDRAIDPEPLGYPLEAFIAVHVRQKRLADVVADIAGIPEVVQAHGLSGPVDLQVRVVCRDAHDLFRIDGLILAIDGVERTETSLAMGELIPFRLGPLLESS is encoded by the coding sequence ATGGGACGTCTGGACGCCGTCGACCGTCAGCTCCTGACCGCGCTCGCCGCCGACCCGAGGGCGACGGTGGTCGCGCTCGCCGAGCGCCTGGGCATGTCGCGCAACACCGTGCAGGCGCGCATGGCCCGTCTGGAGCGCGAGGGCGCCTTCCTCTCGTTCGATCGCGCCATCGATCCGGAGCCGCTCGGCTATCCGCTCGAGGCGTTCATCGCGGTGCACGTGCGACAGAAGCGGCTCGCCGACGTGGTGGCCGACATCGCCGGGATTCCCGAGGTGGTGCAGGCGCACGGCCTGAGCGGACCGGTCGACCTGCAGGTGCGCGTGGTGTGCCGTGACGCGCACGACCTGTTCCGCATCGACGGGCTCATCCTCGCGATCGACGGCGTCGAGCGCACCGAGACCTCCCTCGCGATGGGCGAGCTCATCCCGTTCCGCCTGGGTCCCCTCCTCGAGTCGTCATGA